The Bacteroidales bacterium genome contains a region encoding:
- a CDS encoding sulfotransferase domain-containing protein yields MDDTKKIIWLASYPKSGNTWFRAFLTALLNPDLKEVDINNMAQTTIASSRQLFDEVSGIESSDLTADEIDSLRPRIYRQNAFESNEVIYHKIHDAWDVLPDGTALFPMEATKGVLYFIRNPLDVAISFANHLNTSIDRTIEIMNNPTYAFCEKNSKLYNQLRQRLHTWSGHVKSWTEDSGLPLMVIRYEDMLTDTLAIFSKAVSFIGLDQSEVNIKKALDLSSFEQLRKQEETKGFSEKSAKSERFFRKGIAGDWKTMLSKEQVGRIKEAHSLTMLKFGY; encoded by the coding sequence ATGGATGATACCAAAAAAATAATATGGCTGGCTTCGTATCCGAAATCGGGTAACACCTGGTTCAGGGCATTTCTGACAGCACTTCTTAACCCGGATTTAAAAGAAGTGGACATCAACAACATGGCACAAACTACCATTGCCAGCAGCCGGCAATTGTTTGATGAGGTTTCAGGAATTGAATCTTCCGATCTGACTGCAGATGAGATCGATTCCCTGAGGCCGCGGATTTACAGGCAAAACGCTTTTGAATCAAATGAAGTCATTTATCACAAGATCCACGATGCCTGGGATGTATTGCCCGATGGAACAGCCCTGTTTCCCATGGAAGCAACAAAAGGCGTGTTATATTTTATCCGGAATCCGCTGGATGTGGCCATTTCTTTTGCCAACCACCTGAATACAAGCATAGACAGGACTATAGAAATAATGAACAACCCGACTTATGCCTTCTGTGAAAAGAATAGTAAGCTATATAACCAGCTCCGACAACGGTTACATACGTGGAGTGGTCATGTTAAAAGCTGGACTGAAGATTCAGGACTTCCCCTAATGGTGATCCGTTATGAAGACATGCTAACGGATACACTGGCCATCTTTTCAAAAGCAGTTTCCTTTATAGGTTTGGACCAATCTGAAGTCAATATTAAAAAAGCCCTTGACCTCTCTTCTTTTGAACAGCTCCGAAAGCAGGAAGAAACAAAGGGCTTTTCTGAAAAGAGCGCCAAATCGGAGCGATTTTTCAGGAAAGGCATAGCAGGCGACTGGAAGACTATGTTAAGCAAAGAACAAGTTGGCCGGATCAAGGAAGCACATAGTTTAACTATGTTAAAATTCGGGTATTAG